One Panicum virgatum strain AP13 chromosome 3N, P.virgatum_v5, whole genome shotgun sequence DNA segment encodes these proteins:
- the LOC120663711 gene encoding pectin acetylesterase 5-like, translating into MGWGSRCWFGSLRLESSRRIHTRLLQLALPPILYHVQNVVVPDSSSPDESWRRRRADIRSCNSSQIQVLNGFRKAMVDGLKAVGVNKSCSWFIDSCFIHCQAWFDNSLQ; encoded by the exons atggGATGGGGGAGCCGGTGCTG GTTTGGTTCCCTGCGCTTGGAGAGCTCCAGACGGATTCATACCCGTCTACTGCAGCTAGCTCTACCTCCTATCCTATACCAT GTACAGAATGTTGTTGTGCCGGATAGTTCCTCTCCTGATGAGTCATGGCGCCGCCGCAGAGCTGACATCCGCAGCTGCAACTCCTCACAGATACAAGTGCTCAATG GATTTAGGAAGGCGATGGTGGATGGCCTCAAGGCTGTAGGGGTCAACAAGAGCTGCAGCTGGTTCATCGATTCATGCTTCATCCACTGTCAGGCATGGTTCGATAACTCATTGCAGTAA